The stretch of DNA TAAGTGTTCTTAGTAGTATATATTTGGTAGAAAAATAGGAGCTGGCACTATGCGTAGCAGTGATGCGTTGTCTGTAGTGTATCGGTTCTAATTTTACTAACACGGATTAGTCAGCAGATTCTGTAAAGACGAGTGTTTTAGTAGTATTTAGTAGCTAGTAAAGTACGTGCTAGCACTATGTGTAATAATGTCATAACTATACATCTTGCATGGTTTGTAAAGTTGTCATCTTTGGTTGGTTTGATTTTACATCATACACAAAAAGCCACCAGAGCTACAGAAAGTAATGGAATGAGCTCGAAGGTACCCACGTGGTCATAACTCACAAGCCATGCAATTTTTGAAGCAAATTATGCCTTTGGTAGGATTTGTACGTGCAACCTTTGCCCTCATACAAATCTTCCTTTCCATCTCTCACCATCACAAATTGTTGATTGCTCTATAATATATTTACATTTTCCCTTGATATCCAAAATTTTGATGAATATATGGATTTGTAGTGAATTTGTAAGAAAACAATTATTGTCATTTTCAAATAAAGTTGTAGGTATCTTCAGTTAGACTTTggcaaaagaaaaactattAGTAGGCTGGACACTAATACTTCTTGAGCACTTTATGTGTAGTGCCACTATTATCTCGCCGTGAAATCAATATATATACTATGTTCCTGATCACTATGTTCTTACTTACATGCATACTGCAGTTGGCAAATCCATAAGTACTCGACTATGCCCAGCATGGCATGCaccatgcagcagcagcagctatcAATCTAAAGGAAAAGACAACGACCAGCACGCAGGGGTATACCCACGCTACTCGTGACAAAGCCTGCAGTTGTACCCTAGCTAGCGTGTGGTGGTCTGGCTGTTGCATGCCTAAGGCGACGAGAGCACCGATCGATGCATATAGCAGCCGCGCGCCAGGATCACGCGCGACGGACGACGACGAGGCCTCACGCGCGCCGCGAGCGAGCCAGCCAGGCCATATGCATACACGCACGTGAACAAAGCAGGTCGGTTCGGTCGGTACACACAGCAGCTAGAGCTCCCGAGCATGGCAGCCGGCCACTGGGCGCGGACCGTGACCGTGACCGAGGCTGCCGGCGGGCTCGAGAGCAGACGCGAGCGAGCGCGTGCTCCTCATCCGCATGCAGATGCGAGCCGAGGCACGCAGCCACCTAGCAGCAGCAGGTAGCAACGGCGGTAGCAAGCGAGGCGAGGTGGCCGTGGGCGAGATCACGAGAGCCCTGTAGTATGCGAGCGAGCATGGGATCAGGGGGAAGGCGCCAAAGCCCCGCGCTCACGAGACGCGTTGCCGTCTACCGCGAGCCTTATTCCCGGCGCGCGTACGTACGCATGTGAGCCCCCTAGCTTGTATACATGTGCATGCTGTGTTATGTGCTCTCCGATCCTCGCTCCCCCGTGCGCGTGCGTGACCGCCCAGCTGGAAGTAAAACTTATGTATGTAGAGTTTTTTTTGTTCCTGCTCCTGGCAGAGCTAGCTAGCAGGATAGATGCTGCAACCTTTGTTTTCTTCTCGTATTTCTTTCACTAGAGTTTGTATACCAATATCAGATGACACGATGTATGTGTTCCCCCACTCAAGATTTGCCTTGGGTCGTCGGCCCGTGATGTTTAATCATCAGTAGATGTTTATTGATATGCAAGGATAGAGCTAGCATAGGAGGATAACTCTCGCAGGACAGAAGCTGGAAAGTGGGAGAGCTGTGTGCAGCGATCAATGCAGGTGAAGTGGTGGCTCCCAACCCCTCTTGTCACATGCGTTGGCCACACGGCATGGATACACTGAGGCGCCAAGTGTTGCCATTATATAGTAATGGGGAGAGAATGTAGGAGCCATTTGTTTAGGGGGAAGAATGAGGCGAGGAATTTGATGTTTTGTAACCACCCTGAATCGGTCGAGGGTCATGTGATGAAAAAGTACATTCCTTTGTACTTTTGCTAGCGTGCGTGTGTGCGCGTGTGAACCCCATTTGGTTTGCAAAACTACAACACTGCGCTAGCTGCAAGCTGAGAGTTGGCCTGATGTGGATCAACAACAATGACGCTTTGCTCATTGCAATCAAACTAGCTCCCCATTCACATCTACGGAATATCGCGCGCGTTTCGAACTAtgctaatatatatataacctaGCTAAGCAAATACTAGCTATATGCTAGCTAGCACAAAATAACGGATATGAGTTTTTTTTAGGGTAAAAAATAACGGATGAGTTGTACACGCTACTGACCGTATGGAATGGAATTATTAGTAGCGAATAATTAAACCGCGTCAGGAATTCGTATGTACAGCCAGCCTGAAGATTTTAACGTCTCCAGATCTTTTTGATTATCTGTATATATACACTACAATTTTAATTCAATGATTGTGCATATCAGCTGGTTGCGTGCTAACGGTAACAAACATTAATTGTGTGGCTGTATTTAGCCTTGTACTAGCTGTATCCCAACAAGATTTTACTTTGGGTGCAGTCAacaattttttttcaaaaaaaaaatgcaatCATTCATCATTATTTAGCCTTAGGAGATTGTTAAAGACTTCCATGTATAACCGTCACCCGACTCTCATGCCAGGGGGTCATGTTTGGAGCAACGCTTTTAAATAGCACCGGCCCCTCGCCTTAGCAGACTCGTTCAACCCACAGAGAAAGCAAGGACAGAGCAAGATAGAGAGGGAAGAGTCTTCCGGGAGAGGGAGATGGTGTCCAGGGAGCAGAAGGGAGGTGTTTTGCATGAGAAGCTGCAGATTCTCCGAAGCGTTACTCATTCTCATGCGGTAATTTTCATCTTCGTTCTCACCTGTTTTCCAACATTGTTTTGTGCTCTTTCATACATTCTTCGTTCTTCTGGACGAATGAAACAATCGAGCTCCTTGCTGCGTGTACTGTGTTAGGGGTTTGCACCTCAGAATAAGGGCTGATGATCTAGTTGACTTGAATAGTTTATCTTTTGGTTGTTGATTTCTTCCATATGTATGATAGATACATATCAATTAGTCGGTTGTTGATTTCTTCCAAAGTAATAAAGCTAACTTCTTGAGAATCGACATAAACTTTCATAAATCAGGCCCAAAGTTCCATTATGTCTGAACCTATAAACAGCCTCAAAATTTGCTAGCCAATGAAATATGTCAAAACAACAAACAAGTTGTTTGTACAGTAGCTAATGAATTCCGTCTGATGTAATGAAGTTAACAGAGAGTTGTACTTTTGCAGTCATGCTATTTTCTATTAACCATGGATTGTTCCTCTTTCACATCATTTCAACTTTGACCCAGAAACTGAAGTTGTGTAAGACATGTGGCATGCAGGGAGATAACATGTCCATAATCGCTGACGCCTCATCATACATCAAAGATCTGAAGCAGAAAATCGCAAAGCTGAACCAAGAGATCGCATCCGCAGAACACGCCAATGTTTGCCAACCATTGGTGGGTGTTGAGGTTGTAGAGAACGGTTTCCTGATCAATGTGTTCATGGACAAGTGTAGCCCAGGACTGCTTGGTTCCATTCTTGAGGCATTTGATGAGATTGGGCTAAGCGTGCTTGAGGCCAGGGCTACCTGCGCTGGATCATTTCGTCTTCAAGCTGTAGGAGAGGTGGGAATTCTCAAACGCCACATACACACTACGGTCTACTTTATTTTTCCCTCATCCATTATTGATAATCTTGACAGGAATTAAAAAGCATATATGCATCAGCCTGTTTTTCTGTTGAAATAATACTCATTTCGGTTTGTATGCTCATTATTGAAATTGCTTCAGGAAGAAGCTGGGGATCCAATCGATGCACATGCAGTGGAGCAAGCCGTGATTCAAGCAATCAAGAACTGTCCTTCAAAGTAATCAACCTAGAGCTGTTTGATCGATTTTAATTTGTTGCTGTTGGAATTAGTGCTAGGAGCACAAGATTTTCAGTCGAAACTCCAAGTTATACCTATTGTTATCATCCTTTTGAAGAGAGCAAAGTATATTCTCTTCCTGCAAGTTTCCATCTTGCATGTTATGCTAGTTAGGGGCATCTTATGGTAATGTCAATATATATTGTTGCTACATCAATTCAGCTTGCGTATCTGAGTTTTTTTTTGCGAAAACGTATCTGAGTTTTATAGTCTAACTAAAAGAATCGATCATTCGCAAAGCTTGATGGACATGGCATGTCCTCCATCATCCTTCTCGCCCAAATTTTTTCATGTGTGCATGCAGGTAGAAAGATGTACAGGTGGTAGCTAACATACATAGGGATAAGTCAGATTTACTTGGTCAAGTTTCTTAGCTAAATAGGGATACGTCAAGGAGAACATTACTACATGGGAGCTAGTACGAATGTAGTAAGTTTAGCCTATACATAATAGCGGCTTCTAGAATATAATGATACTACTTTCATCTTTTCTTGTGTTTTTTGTATGTGTGGTAGCATTTCTGATTGTATGTTGCGGTTTTGCCTTTCCTCGAACAATCTAGATTGTATGACTTATTGAGGTTTTTCCTTCTAGAACTTATATATGTCCGCCTACTCGTCTTCACGGACAAAATTGAGAATGTGATGTCTGATATTTTTTGAAGCCTCGTAGGTTACTTAATTACCTTCAATGCGTAATTAAACCTAAAAAGACATGTATAGAATaaaaaaatcaggaaaaaaTGATTCGAAACACGATGACTACTGGCAGTTGGTTTGGCTGGTACCTCCTCACGGGTAAAGAGGAAACAAAAACCAGCCAGCGGCAGTCCCTCTTGCTACCATTTCAGTCCGTGTCTGCCCCTGCTGTCTGCATTTGCCTTGTGGCAGCCCAAGCTGCCAGCATTGCCCTGTTGCAAACAGACTCCTCGCTTCAGCAAGAGCTATCTTGCTGCCTGGACCTGAAAGCAACACCGACACTTCGGCAGCGGCTACTCATTATGCCAGAATACAACAAAGAAGACACCCCATTCCGTGACATATAATAAGCAGTGTCACCTATATGACATTAGTGACACATCATAACCACACGCGTCACCTATATATCTGCTTCCCTTGGTATGGAACATAATGCGTCACCGATGTGCGGACATCGGAGACATGGTTTACAAAAAAGTGTCACCAATGTCCACGCCACTCATAGGTGACGCATCATGTTCATCCGCGTCACCGATGTATAACAATATAGTTGACACGGTTGAATTAAAACGCGTCACCTATGTTGACTATATTATCGGTGACACTCCTTGTCCATCCGCATCACCTATATTATTACACATCGGTGACATGGATCTATTAAACGCGTCACTGATGAGTATATCCTGGACCCGAACTTTTTATAAAATCTGATTGAAAGTCCTCTTGCGTCCACCCTCATTCACTCGGTCACTCTCACacccccttctctctctttctctcacGCCCTTTGCGTGGCCACCGACACCTCCCCACCGCAGATCCGCCCCGCTATTGACCTTGGCACCACCAGCTCGGCAGCTCCTCCGATCCTGGCTCTCACCTTTCTTAGATCCCCATTCCTCCCCTCCCGCCATCGCCCCCAAACCCTACCCCTTGGCCTCACCGGATCCACCCCGATCCGGGACCCCGTGGCATGAGGGAGGAGGAGCAGTGGCGCCTGCGGAGGCAGCGGCGATGCAGAGCTCCATCGTGACCTACCGGGAGAGCCTCTCTCAGCTCACCTTTGAGGTCGATGACGCCACAGCCGATGAGGCCCCTGCGCCGTCGGCCCCCGTGGCGAGGGGAGGGGACCTCTCTACCACGCCACCGTCGTCGGGGAGGTGCCGCCCTTACTCCCGGCCTAGGCCTGGCACCGGCACCGGCTCCGACGGCCATCCTCGCTGCTCAGGTCAGGCACGTCTTCATGTAGCACTGGCCCGATCTTTCGATAGGTATAATAGAttcgattggtggagaacttgaTGTTGGCAATCCGGGCTTCTAATCAGACATGATTCGAAACTCTGTAACCGTTACACCGCTgttccgttggttatcaccaaGCACAACTCGATTAACCTCACCATGAAGGCTTTTCTCTGCAAGCGAatcaaagaacacaagcaagaaaggataaacacgcaatctgaaattgcaTATGTGTATGAAGCAAAGATGAATATGGAGAAAGAAAGGATAAACACGCAATCTGAAATTGTAGATGTGTATGAAGCAAAGATAAATATGGAGTTCAAGGTCTGAACACAAAACGACTAATCGCTCAGTGGTGAAGAATAAGAACGGGGGCCCTAATTCACACCAAAATGACTCGACGTCATAGTTACAATGAAAGATGTCTCTTTCTCAATGGAAAATtagaacaaaacaaaacccaaacccCAATGTGGCAGTGCACTACACCAAAGCCGATCAATTTCGTCAGCCAGatataatttcgtcggccacaaACAAGCTAACGAAAATAACTCgcttatttcgtcggccaacacAAGCTGACAAAATTACAActtgttttcgtcggcctagtgcaggcaggccgacgaaaaagggttcatattttcgtcggctagacCCTGGCAGACGAAAAAAAAAGtacattttcgtcggcctaccctaggccgacgaaaataggcgaTTTGGATGTATTTCTAGTGCCACACGCATGCATTTCTCCgccccgcgcccgagccccccgccccccccccccccgaacccgccgccaccgccccgtcacggcccccgccgccgccccacgcccCCGCAGCCCCTACGGcccccacggccgccgccgccctgcgcccCCATGCCATGCGAGCCCCCGCGCCCCTCTGCCCCGCGGCGCACCCGCTCTTCACTGGCTGCCCGCTAAACCCTAGCGCTCCGGGCCACGTCTCCTCCACGCCCCATGGCATCCTCTACCTCGACGTGAAGCCTGTCGCCCCCTCCGCAGCCGTGCAGCTCCTCCGCGTCCCCCCATTGCCTTCGGGTACCACCGCGCCCACCCCATCGCCGTCCCCATCACGCAGCCGCCGCAGCCCCTGGTGCACGCGAAGCCCCGTTCGTTCGCGTTCGTGCCTCGGGCTCTTGTGACGAGCATGGTAGCGCGTCCCGAGCAACCTCCGCGAGGAGTTCTGATAGCTCCGCAGCCCAAGGTTTGTGATTTATTTTTTTTTAGTTCGTGAGGTCTGAATGGAAGGGGAATTGGACTAAATGATTTGGTCCTCCTTCAGTTAAATGTTTCCTTTATAATTTTTATATATTGAGCCTGATTGTTTCACATTGTTGGGGTCTGATTGGCAGGATTACTTGTTTAATGAAATAATCTGGCATGTTAATGGGGAAATATAGTGATTTAAGGTTAACTTGTGTGGTTAGACATTGGGAATTCCGTCCTTGTAAATTGCTGGAGAGAATAGAGCTCAGTATATGTTTTTAAATTGATTTAGATGGTGCTACTATATTTTGGGTATTGTTTTGGTTAGGGTATATTAATTTTAAAGTTCCATTGAATACCGATAATGTTTTTGTGCACTTGTGTTGGAACTTCTTAGGTTAATACAGTCCCCCCTGTTGCACCATCCAGTGAGCAGAGCAACCCAAAGGACAGGTATACAACAAAACAACAATCCTGTATATGTTTTTCTTTTGTAATGAAAATTTGTTACATGACAATTATGCATTTGTATTGATTTCAGGGAAAGGAGCGGAGAAGACTCTACAATTGTGGTGATTAATGACCGCAAAGTAAGTACTTAATGGTCACATGTTCTTTTGCACTTGGTTAGTCAGTTGAATGATTTCACTGTTTGGTTGGCTTGAATTTGCTTGACAAGTATTCCCGGTATTATTGGATCCTGGGTTCTATGATGACACGCTGTTAAGAAGTTCTTTACTTGTACTGATTAGTCATATGGTTTTCCATTTCATAAGGTACTATAATCCCAACAGAGTTTAATATTTTAATACAGAGATGGAAAAGATATGACAATGTTATTGCGTCATCTCAATCTCATTTTCCTATTGAAGCCAGACAACCTGGTTCTGTTCCATCTTCCTATTCTTCCAGATAGCTACGATCACACTGATACTTCAATTATGAGGTTAAGATTGGTAGATTATTTATTATAGAATTGGTCTACTACTCAAGAAGACCCGTATCACAAGTTTTCCCTTGATTTATTTGTTATCTTGTTAAAAAAGGTCGGTGGCACACCTGAACTGACATTTCTTTGGGTTATGTATTGGCTGCTCTAAAGGTTAACTTGCTGGACAGTGAGTCAGGGTCCTTGTATGCTCTCTGTAGATCCTGGGTGCGCAATGGTGTTCCACATGAAAGTCAGGTTAGCCCACTTTTCTTCTTTCATATGTAATTGTTCTGAGATGGAGTGGTTCTTTTAATATGTAATTTCTCTGAATCAGTTCAATCTGATTTAGCAAGTGATGACCATGAAAGCAataaacaaggtctaggggatGCTGCTGTTTTTTCAATTGGGCAAAGAGATTCACCCAAACCAACATATGATTCAGTATATCGTGAACATCCAAAATCCTAGCTCAACTTTTGGGTTCTGCAAAAGTTGGTACATCCTTTTCTTGTTCTATCTCTGTACCACGTGAGTTATCACACAATTTGGCATCTAAAGATCAGTCATCAGCAGGTAACAGTGATTGTTCAAAGAAAGAAGAACTGGTCTCCCCAACTGATAGCAAACATGATTCTGCAAAGTTTTCTGAAGATAGTTCCCAGGAAGTGAGAAAGTGCTCTGAGAAAGTTCAACTGAAAGGCTCACTGCCTTCTGCACCAAAATCATCTCAAGTTAGTAGAATGCACGTGTCTACAGTCAAACCTAGATTACCAGTATCAAAGGAACAATCACACAAGATAGCCATCACTGGAGGCACCACAGCAAGATCATTCCATGGAGAAGTCCCACCACTGCAATCTCGTAACAAGGCAGTAGCTTCTAGTTCTTCCCAGAAAAAGGACAAGGTCCACCACCGCACTATTAATGTCACACAAGAGAGCTCCAATAATTCAGCATCAACTGAACTGCGGGCATCTGATTTGGCTGCTCCATTGAGTGATGAACAGGTACGAAGTTTGTCCAAACTCCAATCTTAAGTTTAGCTTTTCTCACCTTTTTCGTAATTTTTTTCTGTAGCTTGCATTACTGTTGCATCAACAATTAAACAGCTCCCCCAGAGTACCGAGGGTGCCACGTTGCCATCAAGCAGCTGGTACGCAGATGCTTCATCCAGCTGGAGCTACTGTTTTTTCTAAGCGGTCTTCAGCGCACGGAGGAAGGGATCATGCAGCGGTAAGGTTATTAGCACCTGGAGGACATAAAGGTATCTTTTTATGTCAGTTCATCATTTTTTGGTTTCTAATGTTGTGATGCTTCCCTGGGAGTGCAGGTTTTGAAAAAGAGAAGCAGAGAGGATTCACTAAAAGATAGTGAGGACACTAACAGGATAGAAAAAAGACATAGAGATGCTGTCACAGAACGTGCTTCTTCTACGAAGAACTCATGCAGATCAGCTGAAAATGTAGCATCAGAACAGAAAAGTCATGGCGGATGTTCAACTGGAGCTAACACTGGTTTAGCAAAGGATGATTCGACTGACAGCAGTGTTTCACTCAATTTACTTGGTATGTAGCTCAAACTGCTCAATTCATCTGTTTCTGTACAATGTAAAAGTCTGTAAGCGTGCCATATATTCTATGCACAGGATTGATCGATGAAATTATTAGCAAACACAGAAATATATCATATGGGGAACTCTTTTTTTGGTTTTCAACGCAGCTATTTTTTTAGCAGGATcccattattttcgtcggccaatctagccgacgaaaataactgaagtattttcgtcggccattaaagccgacgaaaatatttcCATTGTTTTCGTCGGCCACTTAGACCGACGAAAACGTGAACATATTTTCGTTAtccattattttcgtcggcaaccgaCGAAAAAGCGCTTATTTTTGTCTATTTTATTCCGTCGGCCAAATTTCATCGgccgaccgacgaaaatagctattttcgtcggctttaggcctattttcgtcggtttctGTCCGATGAAATTACACTATTTTCCTGTAGTGGTGGCTACTGAATATATGAGGCTTATATCGTGTATGACCCTCCTAGATGCACCCCTATGGGCTCCAACACAATACACGAGCCAACGGCCTAAAAGATGGTGGCGCAGCACTCTGATAGATTCTGGATGTTCAGTTGTTTTGACGATTCCCGTTGACTAAGATGAAATTTTGATGTGAGACCGGTTCCATTGGAAGCTCAATAAAATTATCTTTCCATCCATATAAATA from Panicum hallii strain FIL2 chromosome 3, PHallii_v3.1, whole genome shotgun sequence encodes:
- the LOC112887439 gene encoding uncharacterized protein LOC112887439 translates to MVSREQKGGVLHEKLQILRSVTHSHAGDNMSIIADASSYIKDLKQKIAKLNQEIASAEHANVCQPLVGVEVVENGFLINVFMDKCSPGLLGSILEAFDEIGLSVLEARATCAGSFRLQAVGEEEAGDPIDAHAVEQAVIQAIKNCPSK
- the LOC112885399 gene encoding uncharacterized protein LOC112885399; translation: MHVSTVKPRLPVSKEQSHKIAITGGTTARSFHGEVPPLQSRNKAVASSSSQKKDKVHHRTINVTQESSNNSASTELRASDLAAPLSDEQLALLLHQQLNSSPRVPRVPRCHQAAGTQMLHPAGATVFSKRSSAHGGRDHAAVLKKRSREDSLKDSEDTNRIEKRHRDAVTERASSTKNSCRSAENVASEQKSHGGCSTGANTGLAKDDSTDSSVSLNLLGM